A window of Bombus terrestris chromosome 4, iyBomTerr1.2, whole genome shotgun sequence genomic DNA:
TGAAAAaacgtaataaatattataaatatagaatataaagtataaagtaaaaTCGATCAACTTGCTTTCGTATTTATTGTTACACGCTGCATGGATTCATGCAATGACGTAGTGTCCACGGTTCTCCTTCACAATTGAACAATCTTGAAGACATAatagtaatgataataaaattaataataataatagtaataatgataataataatcattatacttatgataataataatatttatatatatatatatatattcttttttttcgttatgTACATACGACCTATAGATCATCGACAACGGAAATCAAGGTTGTACATATTTGTCAGCCATAATCATCAATCGTTGATTAATCACGAATAGAATAGGATTTGTATTGATATTTTGTATACAGgcacagagagagacagagaaagaaacaCGAATAAATTCGCGAGTCATTGAATAAGCCTATAATTTAATCATCATCAGAAATGTTTCTCTTAGATCGATGAACAAAATTGTTATTTTGATTCGTTTTAATCCCGATCGAAATATTCGGATCGCGATTCATGGGCAGAAGCTTTCTTTTCaactataattttttttatatttacaacatatatatatatatatgtatatatatatatataatatgtatacgcTTAACTGATCTAATAGGATTATTGTAACAAGTTACCAAAAAATATCTACACagtaaaaatatagatatatatatatatatatatatgtatatacatatataaacgcACATACACAGTATGTCGCTCGCTCGCGCTCGCGCACGCGTACGTGCATATTCGTATCTGcttctttcttcctccctttctttaagtcttttttcctttctttctatcttctcCTTCTCTCCCATCATTCTTTGATACAACGATTTAGACTTTCTCTATAATTATCCTGACTCCTTTCCATTCACTCAAGAagcgtatatatacatatataccatcttttgtctttttctttttacatttaccTATTTATCATGTGTGCGTGTAACATCATGTATCTCCTCACCCGAGTTTGCGTACGGATAGACGCATCTACGAACACGTGCATCATGGAGCACATTATAACGCGAGTAAATACGTGATACACTCGATGAATCGTTTACTTTTTTCTGTTTGGCTGATTCGATTGCGCTTATTAATATCTTTCTGGCAGATCGTGACGCGGTTACTCTACTGCTCTAACTTGGACTGACATCGCTTTCTCCTCATAATATTAGAGACTCGTGATATCTTTAGTCTATACAAGTTTCGTTCATGTATTATCAGTATTTATCTATACATGTATTAGTTTCCAAGCATGTCCGCCCAAAAAAGAACAACGACGAGATATTTTGCAAACGTATTTAGATATAATAGGCATAGTTCACACGTACGATAATCAGCGTTTAAGATTTCTCTTGACAATTACACGCTACGTGGTCTCTATGTAATAAATCGTTTCGATGGCCCGTGTATACCTATGCACACGtccaaaaatatatatgtatgcccGAACGATtcgttttgtctttttttttttgtttttttttttcttgtcgtTTTTTAAGTTTAATAACATCGTCGAGAATATTGCGTCACTTAAGAGTATCGCTACGAACCACATTTaatcttattaaaatatatatgtatattcgataCTCGCATCTATACGAGTGTTTTAATCCCCTACGGTCCATTACATGTCATTACTATCAATTACTCAATCGTAATTTTAGAAACATCAGATTCGTTAAAACGACTTAGAGAAccggaagattttataaaattcatttaaataaagcAGACCATAGAGGGTTAAGGAGAAATATCAATGGCTGTAATGGGCACGTTATGCGAATCGTTTCACGAATGTGTCTCGTTCCACGATCGAAAACTAGCACAACGACAACTcatgtcttttcttttttttcgtttatcatCACAGACGGAAAGAGACTTAATTATATAAGGGCCAATAGATTCTATTCAATTCATCCCACTCTGACTATTCTTTTTTCGCAAAAtgtcttttttctctcttttgttcttcttctttttgtcgGTCGACCGTCAAATTCGTTCGACCGCGCGCGCATCGAAACGGAAAACAAGTTATGAAACGAGAAACAGGATCATCGGCCATACGTGTGGTTGTTCGCATCCACTTCGAAAGATGTTACGCACTTTGAACGTGCGTTACTGGAACGCTGACAATTCAGGCAACGGATAACGAGATCTTTGCACGAGCATTAACAATAAATCGCGTGTGCAGAAGACAACAAATCATTGACAATATCACTTAAACTATTCACAGACTTCACAAGTTTGACGCTTTTAATCACGACGAAGAATAATTTCCTATCATTCTTCCATCGTGCAATTATTTTCTCTCCCTTTATACAGATAATTGAGATTCGTTAAAACATTCTTCGTTTACGTCTACACATGGCTCAGTAGAAATTTCAAAGCGTTTTTGTGTTATCTATATCTCGGAGGAAAACAACGATAAAGCCGAAGAATCCTCCAACGAATAGAGGGGAGCGAGAATCGCGAGGAATTATTGTTGCGAGTTTACGAGATGCCAGAAAAACAGGAACAGAATGAAATCATACAAAgaacgaattatttaaaaaacaccTTTGTTAGACTTCATTttgttacaattattattattcagagATTCATTAGTGACAACACAAACTTTCTTCGCACGATTCGACATCTCCACATTTTCACGTATACGTGACAACATCTGGTGTATGTAAACTGTAAAGACGACCTTATTCCGAGAAATCACGAATTTTATTGACACACAGTATAACACTTGGCTTCTAATCATATTGACCGTAGGCAAGAAATTTCACGGATCTCGAACGGGAACACATTGCGACGCCAACGCGTCGATCAAGACGCTAAAAATCATAGCTTAAAAAATAGAGCAAAAACGTTCGAAAACTATTCTAAATACTGCTCCGGTTATGCGCGTATTCTATTGTCATcacaaaagaaattatattctcTGCCGCTACCTcgaaaagtattattttttccaattgTTCTCTCTGTACTTGGTCCCACGAAATTGCACGAtcattgattgaattttaaaactatGCCAATCATCCACTAATTGTTTCTACGATAAAAATGCTCGTTTAAAAAGGGATTTCAATTTCGAGGGAAAGTCCTACAACACGAAAAACTAGAATATAGAAAACGAACGGCAATTGACCGATTAACAAGTTCGAAAATTGCAATTTATCCAGTTGACTTTCATCGGAATAAGGCATGCCGCTATGCATGTAAGCATAAAGAAAATGGTTGTTTCTGAAGTCGAAAGATTAGAATGCATTTCGAATAGATTAGCCAGAGGAAGGTCTCGCGggaaacaaaactttcatatatttttctcttgtaccttcttctattttttttcttttttttttgttattttattgaagtgacgctttttttctcttttgtcaatttttccaatGCGAGTCGTTGTTCAAAGGAGTAAGAGCTTATAAAAGAAATCGCCTGTTGCTTGTTAATGCTACGTTCAACAAGACAGTTTCGCATTTACCGCGCTCGACCGTATTACTGTAGCGtaacttctttccttcttttttctttttacatctaAGTATTTCACATTCGGAGTATCTGAAAATAGAGATATCtagcattttattttatacactaATTTGTTGGTAACTCTCGAATACCTCCCTCTACGTGAATTCATCATGAGACTAAATATCTCGATCTATCGTTTATCTAGCCTCTTACAGTGTATGTATAAGTCGTATCAAAatcaagaaacaaaaataggtTTCGCGATTGGACGACAACGAACATGACGGTACAAGCATCTGTTTTCACTATCGTTCATGTTTTAcagtttttcgttttttttgTTGCTGTcagttttgttttgtttttttttttttaaggaaatGAACACCGCAAGTTTTCGTCAAGTCTCAAAAAGAGCAAACATACTCGTCTACAATGACAAGAACTTGCACACACATCTCTCGCACCACTCTCTAGTAAAGCTTTATCTTCACATTTTTGTAAGCCtagatacgtatacatatatgtttatatatatacaaattacaaCAAAGTAACTCCGTTGTTTGACAGCCTCTATCGCGAAATCAAATACAGACATTAACTGTCCCGATTAGGGTGCTTGGCAAGGAATCGTCGAGGCCAGGGTAAAGGCCAGTCGTATTGTCGTGGCACCGTGCCGCCCAcgtttttctcgaaatatttaaaaatagggAACCACCAGAGTCGGGCCAAAAAGTTGTTTGGTTCATATTGCTGTAAATACATTTCAATATGTTCTTCAGTTTTCAGAATACATTATCtttgtctctttcttttctttactttttttttctaacaTAAAAGTAGAGAGAATTCAACAAAACAATACAACTTACCTTAAGATGCGAATTATTAGCTAACGTATGATAGATATACCATAAGCGTGTAGTTACGTAGTATGCTATGAGGACGTCCACGGTATAATGTCCGTGAGCCACCAAGACCATAATTACCCCAACAAAAACAGTAATGCCCGCAAGCCAATGAATTGGTTGACACCTTCTTGGAGAATCTGCATTTTTAAACATTCTTCTAGATTCTAGATAATACTTCTTCATACTTCTTCATTTTCTAGATAAATACCTAGCacattttaacaaaatataaatgtcTCCATAACATAGAGGAAATACTTACACTCCTTTATAATCAGGTAACTAAGTACAAGCACGACTGTATGACCGCTGTAAATGTAGTCCCCGCAGTAAGTGTGCTTGCCATTTATAGACAAGCCGAAGCCAGAAATGAGCTGCAAAACCCTTTTTATAACGATGATCGGACTCGTATTGTTTGCTTTAGGACTGCAAAAATACGTTTTGCTGGCGACAGGCAGTACCGTCACGTACATTGTGATACTCCTCATCATGTACAACAGTCCCATCAAGAGAAATATTCGCCTAACAACGATAAACCTAGAAGAATCaacataaaattttgtaaaataaaaataattttaaatatcgccTACAATAACAtccaaaaattcgaaaatttaatgGTATCTTTTTAGCTTAATTTAAGataaaatggaatttaaaaaatgaaatagatcTTAGACATTTGAGATAAAGCTAAAAGGATAACCATCTAAAAACTGTTGCAATATATTAATACTAAAATTACTTGTGTCCTATTTCTGACCCAAGCCTGTCGAGCAAAAACTTTAATTTACACGTATCGGTTTCATTGATATTCGTGTACAATACATACCTatgtttatgaaaaataataaaaaccaTCGCTGAGTTGGACATTATCATAATTAAAACTTCCGACACGTTAAGGGCCCAATCCTGAGCGGCGACATTGTCCAACACTATATCCGGGAGCGACCCATATGTATTTCGATCAGGGACTCGTTCGTGCACCATCGCAAGGGACGCAGTAGTCAATATGAAGTTCACGACCATGAACAGAAATCCTGCAACACCAATTACACTTTCATTAGaacaaaaaattgcaaatttctaaataaacaaacgaattgaaaaagaaaccttATCAGCGATAACGAGATCAATTGAAATGTGAATTATTCATTCTAAAAATTTATAGTAACTTTGAAAgcacaataaaataactttgaACGTTCTTAAGCTATAATTCATCAGACTTActttaaaaacaaatattatatctcagaaatagaaaaatataaggaTTGTATTTAAAACTAAGCAAATACTCTAATTTTACCACGTGATCATGAATcataaaaacaattttataatttgcttatatcataatacttaTCATATCAATATGTACATAGTTTTTAATagcatatgtatattttttcaaattattttccaGATAATCCAATCATCGATCGACGACATGTGCCTTTAATCATTGACGTAACTAATACATAACAACACTCCAGAGAACTATACAATAGTGCATCGTTTAGCTTCCAAACAATAGTAGCCAACATGTATATCAGTCGGTTGAAAATAAACCGGTGATTCAAGCATGCGGGTCACCGCAGTTAGTCGTATCGTGCGCGCACGATACAGCACGGAGGTAACAGTCATCGTGGCGCAATTTATCCTTCTTTTTGTCGGTGAACGTACAGCTACTCCACTTTACGCGCCTATGCTTCTCTTATTCCGAAATTTCTAACCGACAACTCTCTCTCTGCCTCCCGCTTTTCTGGAGAATACACTTTTCTACTCTGATACAACGAATAACAATATACTCCAAAAATAAAACGCGGGCCCATGCTTACCATATGCTAGGTACCATATACTAGGTGtattaagaatttataaaaatttgtacactttttttaagttaatttcAAAGTTAATTTCAAGATCAATTTGTTTgatcaattttttcaaaataaaagatTCAACAACCTCGTATGAAGTgacattataataatttataattgaacTGTTATAAAAGATGGTTCATTATTAAAGTTTTCCGCCCTTATTATGGAAGGTCTCTGAGAAtggaattaaatattctatagaTTATTAAAATGACTCTTTGCATTAAATTATCTAGCTCGCCGTCTTATTTCACGACGAAGGAAGCAGGCAAACATGCATTTTGTTAAGAAAACGAGACAAATCTTCTATCATCGTAAGAAACtattaattataacgttatttcgaaGACCACTTATCTTGGTGCACTGGGTATATTAATCAAAAGCTGCGTCGTGAAACCTGGTACAACAATAACACACATTCAGAGGAAGTGGCACGGTGCCAAAATTCAGCTGGTGCTCTGGCTTCCTACCAACAAGGGAAAAGCTTTTCGAAAGTCCACCCTCAAACTCGTTTCCTACATCCGCAAACATTCATGGAACAGTTTACAATTTAGTCTCCCAATAAGTTACAAAGGACAACGAAGAAATGGATCTGCGTCATTCATTAACATACCGGGTGATGTATTAAGACATGAATTCTAATGACCATTTCTCAAATTGAATCAAAACTTTCTCTACATCCATAACATGTATCTTCATATGTAGAAATTACTATAAGTTAAACTTAGAAAAGTTTGCTTGGTCCTACATATAAACTTGAAACATTCTATGAGATAAATCATATATTTATCCTTAACCCCTTAAAAGCaaagataaattattaataaaattattaataataataagtgaAACAAAACACGTTTACGAACAATGCTTTCACCAATCGTCACATCGATAACAAGAAACGTGTGCATGATAATATGGTTGAAGAATCTTGTCACGCAACGATCTAGTTCAGAAACAGAACGAACCTAACGGACACCGAAGGTAGTTCGTTTTAATGACTCCATCGTTTTGGATTCATCGTTCAAGAACACATGATCGGGCATGACTCTGCATTAGAGCAGCGTTCGAGCAGATCTGCATCGAAATACCAGGCCACGTAGCGACCTCGATCTCGATCTCCACGGACACCCCGTCGTGTGAATGAAGCGTACATAGAGGAGAGGAGACCCAGCCCTAAAGAGAGTTCATTGCCGACGAAATTACAGGAGAAGTTTTCCTCAACTGTTCTCTTTACATAACTCGTTGTAGCACAGTATTCTGTTTGAAATTGCTTATCATCCCCACAGTATCTAATCAAAATTTTGTCACGTGACAGATATCGCTAGATTGAACGTTGGTCTGCAGTATAACGACGGCGTTTTCCTCGCACAAGAAACTCTTGCAATTTCATAGTGGACGTAAAATCGTATCTTCATGGCTATAGAGGCCTTAAAATCCCATCTTCCAAGTTAACAAGTGTTCTTCACGACAACTCTTCTTGATCGTTATGAAGAATCTCTACACGCCTGATGCTATTGTGAACGATACTCCTAGAAGAACAGTGACCTTCTTTCTCAAAAGGATTAATATTGTGCCTCAAGACATATGTTCGACACGTGTACCAGACTGTGTAAATGGGAAGTATAGGAAAGGTTCTGAGTTTATCCTTACCAAGAAACGTTTTCCATTTCTCTTT
This region includes:
- the LOC100646584 gene encoding phosphatidylcholine:ceramide cholinephosphotransferase 2 isoform X6, whose amino-acid sequence is MMVLDPKVTSLHSDYGSFDRPLGAGEGHERDVEATVDGSSNGMAQSSDIYQRQPLLPGAPTKGKDKWSGVASGSDYYVDDEDEKIDSLSRHPGIPNGSGNGVVKLDIPAPLREEPRFPKEKWKTFLGFLFMVVNFILTTASLAMVHERVPDRNTYGSLPDIVLDNVAAQDWALNVSEVLIMIMSNSAMVFIIFHKHRFIVVRRIFLLMGLLYMMRSITMYVTVLPVASKTYFCSPKANNTSPIIVIKRVLQLISGFGLSINGKHTYCGDYIYSGHTVVLVLSYLIIKEYSPRRCQPIHWLAGITVFVGVIMVLVAHGHYTVDVLIAYYVTTRLWYIYHTLANNSHLKQYEPNNFLARLWWFPIFKYFEKNVGGTVPRQYDWPLPWPRRFLAKHPNRDS
- the LOC100646584 gene encoding phosphatidylcholine:ceramide cholinephosphotransferase 2 isoform X1; this translates as MLNRFSLLDWARSNCSTSSPCAAIASKDDEHDDGTTFDGTNQISLFRLMDVHEKAVTGRSKELLVRRENEAVQSKSYSIRCANDVPFGIVLDVRRMVLDPKVTSLHSDYGSFDRPLGAGEGHERDVEATVDGSSNGMAQSSDIYQRQPLLPGAPTKGKDKWSGVASGSDYYVDDEDEKIDSLSRHPGIPNGSGNGVVKLDIPAPLREEPRFPKEKWKTFLGFLFMVVNFILTTASLAMVHERVPDRNTYGSLPDIVLDNVAAQDWALNVSEVLIMIMSNSAMVFIIFHKHRFIVVRRIFLLMGLLYMMRSITMYVTVLPVASKTYFCSPKANNTSPIIVIKRVLQLISGFGLSINGKHTYCGDYIYSGHTVVLVLSYLIIKEYSPRRCQPIHWLAGITVFVGVIMVLVAHGHYTVDVLIAYYVTTRLWYIYHTLANNSHLKQYEPNNFLARLWWFPIFKYFEKNVGGTVPRQYDWPLPWPRRFLAKHPNRDS
- the LOC100646584 gene encoding phosphatidylcholine:ceramide cholinephosphotransferase 2 isoform X5 produces the protein MRPVQTVILLDMMVLDPKVTSLHSDYGSFDRPLGAGEGHERDVEATVDGSSNGMAQSSDIYQRQPLLPGAPTKGKDKWSGVASGSDYYVDDEDEKIDSLSRHPGIPNGSGNGVVKLDIPAPLREEPRFPKEKWKTFLGFLFMVVNFILTTASLAMVHERVPDRNTYGSLPDIVLDNVAAQDWALNVSEVLIMIMSNSAMVFIIFHKHRFIVVRRIFLLMGLLYMMRSITMYVTVLPVASKTYFCSPKANNTSPIIVIKRVLQLISGFGLSINGKHTYCGDYIYSGHTVVLVLSYLIIKEYSPRRCQPIHWLAGITVFVGVIMVLVAHGHYTVDVLIAYYVTTRLWYIYHTLANNSHLKQYEPNNFLARLWWFPIFKYFEKNVGGTVPRQYDWPLPWPRRFLAKHPNRDS
- the LOC100646584 gene encoding phosphatidylcholine:ceramide cholinephosphotransferase 2 isoform X3, yielding MMKFQLLVIETDNCWRKALLRMVLDPKVTSLHSDYGSFDRPLGAGEGHERDVEATVDGSSNGMAQSSDIYQRQPLLPGAPTKGKDKWSGVASGSDYYVDDEDEKIDSLSRHPGIPNGSGNGVVKLDIPAPLREEPRFPKEKWKTFLGFLFMVVNFILTTASLAMVHERVPDRNTYGSLPDIVLDNVAAQDWALNVSEVLIMIMSNSAMVFIIFHKHRFIVVRRIFLLMGLLYMMRSITMYVTVLPVASKTYFCSPKANNTSPIIVIKRVLQLISGFGLSINGKHTYCGDYIYSGHTVVLVLSYLIIKEYSPRRCQPIHWLAGITVFVGVIMVLVAHGHYTVDVLIAYYVTTRLWYIYHTLANNSHLKQYEPNNFLARLWWFPIFKYFEKNVGGTVPRQYDWPLPWPRRFLAKHPNRDS
- the LOC100646584 gene encoding phosphatidylcholine:ceramide cholinephosphotransferase 2 isoform X2, yielding MSLTIRNIFNIIQLCNANWKKIFISKYDVFLYHHKMMVLDPKVTSLHSDYGSFDRPLGAGEGHERDVEATVDGSSNGMAQSSDIYQRQPLLPGAPTKGKDKWSGVASGSDYYVDDEDEKIDSLSRHPGIPNGSGNGVVKLDIPAPLREEPRFPKEKWKTFLGFLFMVVNFILTTASLAMVHERVPDRNTYGSLPDIVLDNVAAQDWALNVSEVLIMIMSNSAMVFIIFHKHRFIVVRRIFLLMGLLYMMRSITMYVTVLPVASKTYFCSPKANNTSPIIVIKRVLQLISGFGLSINGKHTYCGDYIYSGHTVVLVLSYLIIKEYSPRRCQPIHWLAGITVFVGVIMVLVAHGHYTVDVLIAYYVTTRLWYIYHTLANNSHLKQYEPNNFLARLWWFPIFKYFEKNVGGTVPRQYDWPLPWPRRFLAKHPNRDS
- the LOC100646584 gene encoding phosphatidylcholine:ceramide cholinephosphotransferase 2 isoform X4 translates to MHKLRLPVKVELPSALTRMVLDPKVTSLHSDYGSFDRPLGAGEGHERDVEATVDGSSNGMAQSSDIYQRQPLLPGAPTKGKDKWSGVASGSDYYVDDEDEKIDSLSRHPGIPNGSGNGVVKLDIPAPLREEPRFPKEKWKTFLGFLFMVVNFILTTASLAMVHERVPDRNTYGSLPDIVLDNVAAQDWALNVSEVLIMIMSNSAMVFIIFHKHRFIVVRRIFLLMGLLYMMRSITMYVTVLPVASKTYFCSPKANNTSPIIVIKRVLQLISGFGLSINGKHTYCGDYIYSGHTVVLVLSYLIIKEYSPRRCQPIHWLAGITVFVGVIMVLVAHGHYTVDVLIAYYVTTRLWYIYHTLANNSHLKQYEPNNFLARLWWFPIFKYFEKNVGGTVPRQYDWPLPWPRRFLAKHPNRDS
- the LOC100646584 gene encoding phosphatidylcholine:ceramide cholinephosphotransferase 2 isoform X8; amino-acid sequence: MVLDPKVTSLHSDYGSFDRPLGAGEGHERDVEATVDGSSNGMAQSSDIYQRQPLLPGAPTKGKDKWSGVASGSDYYVDDEDEKIDSLSRHPGIPNGSGNGVVKLDIPAPLREEPRFPKEKWKTFLGFLFMVVNFILTTASLAMVHERVPDRNTYGSLPDIVLDNVAAQDWALNVSEVLIMIMSNSAMVFIIFHKHRFIVVRRIFLLMGLLYMMRSITMYVTVLPVASKTYFCSPKANNTSPIIVIKRVLQLISGFGLSINGKHTYCGDYIYSGHTVVLVLSYLIIKEYSPRRCQPIHWLAGITVFVGVIMVLVAHGHYTVDVLIAYYVTTRLWYIYHTLANNSHLKQYEPNNFLARLWWFPIFKYFEKNVGGTVPRQYDWPLPWPRRFLAKHPNRDS